The Prosthecochloris marina genome window below encodes:
- the rpoB gene encoding DNA-directed RNA polymerase subunit beta has product MKVADKTQKECIAFSKIQSIVNPPDLLQVQLDSFKRFIQDSVPLAKRKDQGLEKVLRSAFPITDTRGLYLLEYISYTFDKPKYTVEECIERGLTYDVSLKVKLKLSYKDEPDESDWKETIQQEVYLGRIPYMTDRGTFIVNGAERVVVAQLHRSPGVVFSEAVHPNGKKMYSAKIVPTRGSWIEFQTDINNQIYVYIDQKKNFLVSALLRAIGFTKDEDILSLFDLVEEVPVKASKKDYLIGKNLASDIIDMQTGEVVSARTAITEDILDQITAAGYKTVRIMKAGAGEKGLDKSVVTNTILNDSSATEEEALEIVYEELRANEAPDIDAARSFLERTFFNQKKYDLGDVGRYRIDKKLGKEHDAFKTFLDENSELKALSDGIYEKILQTIQSYSDEPIGDEIMVLTHYDIIAVINYLIKLVNGQAEVDDVDHLANRRVRTVGEQLAAQFVVGLARMGKNVREKLNSRDTDKIAPADLINARTVSSVVSSFFATSQLSQFMDQTNPLAEMTNKRRVSALGPGGLTRERAGFEVRDVHYTHYGRLCPIETPEGPNIGLISSLSVYAEINDKGFIQTPYRVVKDGVVTDEVLMLSAEDEENKITVPVNVPLDEKRKIESETVQARTKGDYPVVTAEEVDYMDVSPIQIVSAAAALIPFLEHDDGNRALMGANMQRQAVPLLVADAPVVGTGMEAKVARDSRAVVLAEGAGVVESVTSESIRVRYEMDGDDENRMIMLDPDEGVKTYELIKFKRSNQDTCITQKPVVKNGQAVEKGDVLADGPSTENGELALGKNVLVAFMPWRGYNFEDAIVLSERLVYDDVFTSIHIHEFEANVRDTKRGEEQFTRDIYNVSEEALRNLDENGIIRIGAEVKERDILVGKITPKGESDPTPEEKLLRAIFGDKSSDVKDASMHVPAGMKGIVIKTKLFSRKKKVGLDIREQQEAIDALYDRKESDLRSRFKKWMKELFEGKKSTGVYNEKGKELVAAGTVLDEELLGKFAGLGFLESLDLSKGVVKEAKANESLLRLCREYRLMLKDLSDERENEKYKLNIGDELPPGIEELAKVYIAQKRKIQVGDKMAGRHGNKGVVGKILPIEDMPFMADGTPVDIVLNPLGVPSRMNIGQLYETSLGWAGKQLGVQFKTPIFDGATYEEVEQQLERAGLPKHGKVRLYDGRTGEPFDDEVTVGYIYMLKLSHLVDDKIHARSTGPYSLITQQPLGGKAQFGGQRFGEMEVWALEAYGAANILREMLTVKSDDVVGRNKTYESIVKGQNLPDPGTPESFNVLVRELQGLGLEIRIDNKVP; this is encoded by the coding sequence GTGAAAGTGGCTGATAAAACACAGAAAGAGTGTATTGCCTTTTCAAAGATCCAGAGTATAGTTAATCCTCCTGATTTATTACAAGTTCAGTTAGATTCATTCAAGAGGTTTATTCAGGACAGTGTTCCCCTTGCCAAACGTAAAGATCAAGGTCTTGAGAAGGTCCTTCGCAGCGCTTTTCCGATCACGGATACCCGTGGCCTGTATTTACTTGAATATATATCATATACATTTGACAAACCGAAATATACAGTAGAGGAGTGTATTGAAAGAGGGTTGACCTATGATGTTTCGCTCAAGGTCAAGCTCAAGCTCTCGTATAAAGACGAGCCTGATGAATCGGACTGGAAAGAAACTATCCAGCAGGAGGTGTATCTTGGTCGAATACCTTATATGACCGACCGAGGTACATTTATTGTCAACGGTGCGGAGCGTGTTGTCGTCGCCCAGTTGCACCGCTCTCCTGGTGTTGTGTTCAGCGAAGCTGTACATCCGAACGGCAAAAAGATGTACTCGGCCAAAATTGTGCCGACCAGAGGGTCGTGGATAGAGTTTCAGACCGATATCAATAATCAGATATACGTCTATATAGACCAGAAAAAGAATTTCCTGGTCAGTGCTTTGCTCAGGGCGATAGGATTTACGAAAGATGAGGATATCCTAAGCCTCTTCGATCTCGTTGAGGAGGTTCCGGTCAAGGCAAGCAAGAAGGATTATCTCATCGGTAAAAACCTTGCATCGGATATTATCGATATGCAGACTGGTGAAGTGGTCAGTGCACGGACAGCCATCACCGAGGATATTCTTGATCAGATCACCGCGGCTGGATACAAGACCGTCAGGATCATGAAAGCCGGTGCTGGTGAAAAAGGACTGGATAAATCGGTAGTCACCAACACCATTCTCAACGACAGTTCAGCAACCGAAGAAGAAGCTCTTGAAATTGTTTATGAAGAGCTGCGGGCAAACGAAGCACCGGATATCGATGCGGCCAGGAGCTTTCTCGAAAGAACATTTTTCAATCAGAAAAAATATGATCTGGGAGATGTCGGGCGTTACAGGATCGATAAAAAGCTCGGCAAAGAACATGATGCGTTCAAGACATTTCTTGATGAGAATTCTGAGCTGAAAGCTCTTTCGGATGGTATCTACGAAAAAATCCTCCAGACGATCCAGTCATATTCGGATGAGCCGATAGGTGATGAGATCATGGTGTTGACACATTATGACATTATTGCGGTTATCAACTATCTGATCAAGCTTGTCAATGGCCAGGCCGAGGTTGACGATGTCGACCATCTCGCAAACAGAAGGGTTCGGACCGTTGGTGAACAGCTTGCCGCCCAGTTTGTTGTCGGACTCGCCAGGATGGGAAAAAACGTCCGTGAAAAACTCAACTCGAGGGATACCGACAAGATTGCGCCGGCGGATTTGATCAATGCCCGTACAGTATCGAGCGTGGTTTCGAGCTTTTTTGCTACAAGCCAGCTTTCTCAGTTTATGGATCAGACAAATCCGCTGGCTGAGATGACCAACAAGAGAAGGGTGTCCGCTCTCGGCCCTGGTGGTCTTACAAGAGAGCGTGCAGGTTTTGAGGTTCGTGACGTACACTATACGCACTATGGCCGCCTCTGTCCGATCGAAACCCCTGAAGGTCCGAACATCGGCTTGATCTCCTCGTTGTCGGTCTATGCCGAGATCAATGATAAAGGGTTCATCCAGACGCCTTACCGTGTTGTGAAGGATGGGGTCGTTACTGATGAGGTGTTGATGCTTTCAGCCGAGGATGAAGAGAACAAGATTACCGTTCCGGTGAATGTTCCGCTGGATGAAAAAAGAAAAATAGAATCTGAAACCGTTCAGGCACGGACAAAAGGTGACTATCCGGTCGTTACAGCCGAAGAGGTTGATTACATGGATGTCTCTCCGATTCAGATCGTCAGTGCGGCAGCGGCTCTTATTCCGTTCCTTGAGCACGATGATGGTAACCGCGCTCTCATGGGGGCCAACATGCAGCGCCAGGCTGTTCCCCTTCTCGTGGCAGATGCCCCTGTGGTTGGAACCGGCATGGAGGCAAAAGTTGCTCGTGATTCCCGCGCCGTTGTTCTTGCCGAAGGCGCCGGTGTTGTCGAGTCGGTTACTTCGGAAAGTATCCGTGTGCGCTACGAGATGGATGGTGATGATGAAAATCGAATGATCATGCTTGACCCTGACGAAGGTGTCAAAACCTATGAGTTGATCAAATTCAAGCGGTCGAACCAGGATACTTGTATTACCCAAAAGCCTGTTGTGAAGAATGGTCAGGCTGTCGAAAAAGGGGATGTTTTGGCCGACGGGCCTTCCACTGAAAATGGTGAACTGGCGTTGGGTAAAAACGTGCTTGTCGCGTTTATGCCTTGGAGAGGGTATAACTTTGAGGATGCTATTGTTCTAAGCGAGCGGTTGGTCTATGATGATGTCTTTACTTCGATTCACATTCATGAGTTCGAAGCGAACGTTCGGGATACGAAGCGCGGCGAGGAGCAGTTTACCCGCGACATCTACAATGTCAGCGAAGAGGCGCTGCGTAATCTCGATGAGAACGGCATCATTCGTATCGGTGCCGAGGTCAAGGAACGTGATATTCTTGTCGGAAAAATAACACCGAAAGGAGAAAGCGATCCGACACCCGAGGAAAAACTTCTTCGTGCGATTTTTGGTGACAAGTCCAGCGATGTAAAGGATGCGTCGATGCATGTCCCGGCGGGGATGAAGGGCATTGTGATCAAAACAAAGCTGTTCAGCCGCAAGAAAAAGGTCGGGTTGGATATCAGGGAGCAGCAGGAAGCGATCGATGCCCTGTATGATCGTAAGGAATCCGATCTTCGAAGCCGTTTCAAAAAGTGGATGAAAGAGCTTTTCGAGGGTAAGAAAAGCACCGGTGTATACAATGAAAAAGGCAAAGAGTTGGTTGCTGCCGGGACCGTTCTTGATGAAGAATTGCTCGGTAAGTTTGCCGGTCTCGGCTTCCTGGAGTCTCTGGACCTTTCAAAAGGTGTTGTAAAAGAGGCAAAAGCAAACGAAAGTTTACTTCGATTGTGCAGGGAGTATCGCCTCATGCTCAAGGATCTGTCGGATGAACGCGAGAACGAGAAGTACAAGCTCAATATCGGAGACGAGCTTCCTCCGGGTATCGAGGAGCTTGCCAAAGTGTATATCGCTCAGAAAAGAAAGATTCAGGTGGGCGATAAAATGGCAGGACGACATGGTAACAAGGGTGTTGTCGGGAAAATATTGCCGATCGAGGACATGCCGTTCATGGCCGACGGAACGCCGGTTGATATTGTGTTGAACCCTCTAGGTGTTCCCAGCCGTATGAATATCGGGCAGCTCTATGAAACGTCACTCGGATGGGCTGGAAAGCAGCTTGGTGTGCAGTTCAAAACCCCTATTTTCGATGGCGCAACCTACGAAGAGGTTGAGCAGCAGCTTGAAAGGGCAGGACTGCCGAAGCATGGAAAAGTCAGGTTGTATGATGGCAGGACAGGTGAGCCTTTCGACGATGAAGTGACGGTTGGTTACATCTATATGCTGAAACTCAGCCATCTTGTCGATGATAAGATCCATGCACGTTCCACGGGTCCATACTCGCTTATAACACAGCAGCCTCTTGGCGGTAAAGCTCAGTTTGGCGGTCAGCGGTTTGGTGAGATGGAGGTCTGGGCACTTGAAGCATATGGGGCGGCCAACATTCTCAGAGAGATGCTTACGGTCAAATCGGATGATGTTGTAGGACGAAATAAAACGTATGAATCGATTGTGAAGGGCCAGAACCTGCCCGATCCCGGAACGCCGGAATCGTTCAATGTGCTGGTTCGGGAGTTACAGGGTCTTGGACTTGAGATACGTATTGACAACAAGGTGCCTTAG
- the rplL gene encoding 50S ribosomal protein L7/L12 — protein MASIDTLVEEIGKLSLTEASELVKALEEKFGVSAAPAVVAGGVAAAPAGEAAAQEEKTEFDVELKAIGGNKINVIKVVRSITGLGLKEAKEMVDGAPKVVKEAVSKEEAEKIAKELKDAGAEVELK, from the coding sequence ATGGCATCTATTGACACACTTGTAGAGGAAATTGGTAAGCTGTCGCTTACCGAAGCTTCCGAGCTGGTCAAAGCCCTGGAAGAGAAGTTCGGTGTGAGTGCTGCTCCGGCTGTTGTTGCTGGCGGTGTAGCGGCAGCTCCCGCAGGTGAAGCGGCAGCTCAGGAAGAAAAAACCGAGTTTGACGTCGAACTCAAAGCGATCGGCGGTAACAAAATCAACGTTATCAAGGTTGTTCGTTCCATTACCGGTCTTGGCCTCAAAGAGGCAAAAGAAATGGTTGACGGTGCACCGAAAGTCGTTAAAGAGGCTGTGAGTAAGGAAGAAGCCGAAAAAATCGCTAAAGAACTCAAGGACGCAGGCGCGGAAGTTGAGCTCAAGTGA
- the rplJ gene encoding 50S ribosomal protein L10, translating to MKREKKEQIVKEVSEKLQRAQGIYLTEFQGLDVAKMAELRNQFRQAGVEYKVAKNTLVKKALESVEGGDRLADGLVNTTGVALGYDDPVVPAKIIEKFGKDNEQLKFKMAAIDGSVFEADKLKELSKMLSKTENIGRMAGLVNNVISSVPMVINAVMRDLVSVIDQVAKQKQDA from the coding sequence ATGAAACGCGAGAAAAAAGAGCAGATTGTTAAAGAGGTTTCTGAGAAACTTCAGAGGGCTCAGGGAATTTATCTGACTGAATTTCAAGGGCTTGATGTCGCAAAAATGGCTGAATTGAGAAATCAGTTCCGTCAGGCGGGTGTCGAGTACAAAGTGGCGAAAAACACACTGGTGAAAAAGGCTCTTGAAAGTGTTGAAGGCGGGGACCGCCTGGCTGATGGTCTGGTAAACACTACCGGTGTGGCTCTCGGGTATGATGATCCTGTCGTTCCGGCGAAAATCATAGAGAAGTTCGGTAAGGATAATGAGCAGTTGAAGTTCAAGATGGCAGCCATCGACGGTTCCGTGTTCGAGGCTGATAAGCTGAAAGAGCTCTCCAAGATGCTCAGTAAAACCGAAAATATCGGCCGTATGGCCGGTCTGGTGAATAACGTCATCAGTTCCGTGCCCATGGTGATCAATGCAGTCATGCGCGATCTTGTTTCCGTTATCGATCAGGTAGCGAAACAAAAGCAGGATGCATGA
- the rplA gene encoding 50S ribosomal protein L1, translated as MSGKKYKNALEKVAAQGECDLQQAVELLKEISDVKFDASVDVAMRLGVDPRHADQVVRGTVMLPHGTGKTVSVLVICNEAKAAEAQEAGADMVGFEDYIEKIQNGWTDVDVIIATPDVMGKLGRVGKILGPRGLMPNPKSGTVTMDIAKAVKEVKAGKIEFRVDKAGNVHAPVGKISFGAEQLVDNAASFIKEVIRLKPSAAKGQYVRNISVSSTMSPGVRVKKEKYVA; from the coding sequence ATGTCAGGAAAAAAATACAAGAACGCTTTAGAAAAAGTTGCTGCACAGGGTGAGTGCGATTTGCAGCAGGCGGTAGAGCTTCTCAAGGAGATTAGTGACGTCAAGTTCGATGCATCGGTTGATGTTGCAATGAGGTTGGGGGTTGACCCGCGTCATGCGGACCAGGTTGTTCGTGGTACCGTTATGCTACCTCACGGGACAGGTAAAACCGTGTCGGTTCTCGTGATTTGCAACGAAGCAAAAGCGGCCGAAGCTCAGGAAGCCGGTGCCGATATGGTTGGGTTTGAGGACTATATCGAGAAAATCCAGAACGGCTGGACAGATGTCGATGTCATCATCGCAACTCCGGATGTTATGGGTAAGCTGGGCCGGGTTGGTAAAATTCTTGGTCCTCGCGGGCTCATGCCCAACCCGAAATCTGGTACGGTTACGATGGATATTGCAAAAGCGGTAAAAGAAGTTAAAGCAGGTAAAATTGAGTTCAGGGTCGATAAGGCTGGTAATGTTCATGCTCCTGTGGGTAAAATATCGTTTGGAGCCGAGCAGCTTGTCGATAATGCTGCCAGCTTTATCAAAGAGGTTATCAGACTCAAACCTTCCGCTGCAAAAGGACAGTATGTCAGGAACATTTCCGTTTCCAGTACGATGTCCCCTGGGGTAAGGGTGAAAAAAGAGAAGTATGTCGCCTAA
- the rplK gene encoding 50S ribosomal protein L11, protein MAKKVVGFIKLQIPAGGANPAPPVGPALGQKGVNIMEFCKQFNAKTQSQAGTIIPVVITVFSDKSFTFITKTPPAAVLLLKEAKLQKGSGEPNKNKVGTVTEEQVRKIAELKMPDLNAFDVEGAMQMVRGTARSMGIVVEG, encoded by the coding sequence ATGGCAAAAAAGGTAGTTGGGTTTATTAAGCTGCAGATTCCGGCAGGCGGTGCCAATCCTGCGCCACCCGTTGGACCGGCCCTCGGTCAGAAGGGTGTGAATATCATGGAGTTCTGTAAGCAATTCAATGCGAAAACCCAGTCGCAGGCAGGAACCATTATTCCGGTTGTTATTACGGTGTTTTCCGATAAATCGTTCACGTTTATCACCAAGACACCTCCTGCCGCTGTGCTGTTGCTCAAGGAGGCCAAGTTGCAGAAAGGTTCGGGAGAGCCGAACAAGAACAAGGTTGGAACGGTCACGGAAGAGCAGGTTCGCAAAATCGCGGAACTGAAAATGCCGGACCTGAATGCCTTTGATGTTGAAGGCGCTATGCAGATGGTTCGGGGTACGGCAAGAAGTATGGGAATCGTTGTGGAGGGCTGA
- the nusG gene encoding transcription termination/antitermination protein NusG, whose translation MSETTREKEAQGLPKPRWYALRIYSGHERKVKEGIELEVERQALGDKILQVYVPYEKFVEVKNGKKRSLTKNAFPGYVLIEAVLDKQTKNLIMDIPSVMGFLGVNDIPTPLRPDEVEKILEPGGTVEQRSVVEAPFRVGDSVKVIDGPFSSLIGVVHEVCTERMKVKVMINFFGRSTPTELDFSQVKSISQ comes from the coding sequence ATGAGCGAAACGACAAGGGAGAAAGAGGCTCAGGGACTTCCTAAACCTCGCTGGTATGCTTTGAGGATCTATTCCGGCCATGAGCGAAAGGTAAAGGAAGGTATTGAGCTTGAAGTGGAGCGCCAGGCCTTGGGGGATAAAATCCTGCAGGTTTATGTTCCTTATGAAAAGTTTGTCGAAGTCAAAAACGGCAAGAAGAGGAGTCTCACCAAAAATGCATTTCCTGGTTATGTCCTTATCGAAGCTGTGCTTGATAAGCAGACCAAGAATCTGATTATGGATATTCCTTCGGTTATGGGGTTTCTGGGTGTTAATGACATCCCGACACCCCTGAGACCCGATGAGGTGGAAAAAATTCTTGAGCCCGGAGGTACTGTCGAGCAGCGCTCTGTTGTTGAGGCTCCCTTCCGTGTCGGTGATTCCGTCAAGGTAATAGATGGTCCTTTCAGTTCGTTGATCGGGGTGGTTCATGAAGTGTGCACCGAAAGAATGAAAGTCAAGGTGATGATTAACTTTTTCGGACGAAGCACTCCTACAGAGCTTGATTTTTCACAGGTTAAGTCAATTTCTCAATAA
- the secE gene encoding preprotein translocase subunit SecE — MKKYLDKVVRYYHDVVNEMKKVAWPSPEDTRDLTIVVLTVSGLLALFTFVVDWVINSFIGKLL; from the coding sequence ATGAAGAAATATCTCGATAAGGTAGTCCGGTACTACCATGATGTTGTCAATGAGATGAAGAAGGTTGCCTGGCCAAGTCCTGAGGATACCCGCGATTTGACTATTGTTGTCTTGACCGTTTCCGGGTTGCTTGCTTTGTTTACGTTTGTGGTGGACTGGGTTATAAACTCGTTTATCGGAAAATTGTTGTAA
- a CDS encoding SDR family NAD(P)-dependent oxidoreductase, with the protein MFYTLITGASTGIGQEFVHEFARRKCDMVLVARSERRLQELSEEVNPSGNLDIHICAEDLGDPDSPRRIYEYCARKELRVGLIVNCAGFGFAGDYASMPLTELQEMVQVNVAAMALLVRLFIPDMIAEKKGGIINISSVGGFQGVPFLGLYSATKSFIITLSESLHKELGDKGIKVVVVCPGYIDTGFHARAHQYPEHSILPVSEPSVVVKAAIKGLYKNRLHVFPTFLDFLLVFLQRFLPRRTVLRTASFLAPLKL; encoded by the coding sequence ATGTTTTATACGTTGATAACCGGCGCTTCAACCGGGATTGGTCAGGAGTTTGTGCATGAGTTTGCACGACGGAAGTGTGATATGGTTCTTGTTGCCCGTTCTGAAAGGCGATTACAGGAACTCAGTGAGGAGGTGAATCCTTCAGGCAATCTTGATATTCACATATGTGCTGAAGATTTGGGAGATCCGGACAGCCCAAGGAGAATTTATGAATATTGTGCTCGAAAAGAGCTAAGAGTAGGGTTGATTGTCAACTGTGCGGGTTTCGGTTTTGCGGGTGATTACGCATCTATGCCTTTGACGGAGCTACAGGAAATGGTGCAGGTGAACGTGGCGGCTATGGCATTGCTTGTGCGGCTTTTCATTCCCGATATGATAGCGGAAAAGAAAGGGGGAATTATAAATATATCGTCGGTGGGTGGATTTCAGGGCGTTCCTTTTTTAGGGCTTTATTCGGCAACAAAGTCATTTATCATAACGCTGAGTGAATCACTCCACAAGGAATTAGGGGACAAGGGAATAAAGGTTGTCGTTGTCTGTCCTGGATACATTGATACGGGTTTTCACGCCAGAGCGCATCAATATCCCGAGCACAGCATACTGCCTGTCTCGGAGCCTTCCGTGGTTGTCAAAGCTGCGATCAAAGGGCTTTATAAAAACAGGTTACATGTTTTTCCAACGTTTCTTGACTTTTTACTGGTTTTTCTTCAGCGTTTTCTGCCGAGGCGCACAGTATTGAGGACGGCATCTTTTTTGGCTCCTCTCAAGTTATAA
- the ispG gene encoding (E)-4-hydroxy-3-methylbut-2-enyl-diphosphate synthase — MYHYSRRLTHEVGFGPLSLGGYQPIRVESMTTTHTMDTTASVEQCRRLYEAGCEIIRLTVPTEKDANNLKVIRDQLRRDGITTPLVADIHFSRKAALKAVEFVENVRINPGNFANTKKFSNEEYSDEAFRAEYENVRNEFLPLIAKAKEFGVSMRIGTNHGSLSDRIVSRYGNTPDGMVEAALEFARICEDEGYYDILFSMKSSNVRVMIQAYRLLVMKADDELRYAYPLHLGVTEAGDGDEGRVKSAMGIGALLEEGLGDTIRVSLTEDPVNEVPVGFALVKKYNDYQKVMGDKGHMPVKQLIESQVATPVFDVPPFDPVGYSRRKAMVIDTGAGGLGGENVPMVETSATQVPANADLLLAELKSRLAVERQDSVLRSEFVTVPVSSLEDVALLDTVLGKLGAYRDRVGVSVKDIALAPAFMNIAAKVRIGIVEGQMIDKEVLDGLDDRGAVIEFCFIHENSSARVSADILKRIALRVNAMGLRRVLFSIDSPDAVYAYRYLVRSFNQDGIDYPLAVRYSKGKKDRLETLIDCAIQVGTLFCDGIGDLFALESGLPEDEEIGLAFNILQAARVRMSKTEFISCPGCGRTYFDLEKTAGIIKTRMSHLKGLKIGIMGCIVNGPGEMADADFGYVGSGKNGVSLYVGKECVRSNIPEEDAVEKLVELIKSHGRWVDPVE; from the coding sequence ATGTACCATTACAGCAGAAGACTGACACACGAGGTTGGTTTTGGCCCCCTATCGCTTGGAGGTTACCAACCCATACGAGTCGAGTCGATGACAACAACGCATACGATGGATACAACTGCATCTGTAGAGCAGTGCAGGCGGCTCTATGAGGCGGGTTGCGAGATTATCCGCCTGACGGTGCCGACTGAAAAAGACGCCAATAACCTTAAAGTTATTCGGGACCAACTTCGTCGGGATGGTATAACGACGCCACTGGTGGCTGATATTCACTTTTCGAGGAAAGCGGCCTTGAAGGCGGTGGAGTTTGTCGAAAATGTCCGCATAAATCCTGGGAATTTCGCCAATACGAAGAAGTTTTCCAACGAGGAGTATTCCGATGAAGCTTTCAGGGCTGAATACGAAAATGTAAGGAATGAGTTTCTGCCTTTAATTGCGAAAGCGAAAGAGTTCGGGGTGTCGATGAGGATCGGGACCAATCATGGATCGCTTTCGGATCGCATTGTCAGTCGTTACGGAAATACCCCCGACGGGATGGTCGAGGCGGCGCTTGAATTTGCAAGGATTTGTGAAGATGAAGGGTATTATGATATTCTCTTCTCGATGAAGTCATCCAATGTTCGAGTGATGATACAGGCTTACAGGTTGCTGGTGATGAAGGCCGATGACGAGTTGCGTTATGCATATCCGTTGCATCTGGGAGTTACCGAGGCCGGTGATGGTGATGAAGGGAGAGTAAAATCAGCAATGGGTATCGGAGCGCTTCTCGAGGAAGGGCTTGGTGATACCATACGGGTTTCATTGACCGAGGATCCTGTTAACGAGGTGCCTGTGGGATTCGCGCTGGTTAAAAAGTATAACGATTACCAGAAAGTGATGGGTGACAAGGGGCATATGCCGGTCAAGCAGCTTATCGAGTCTCAGGTTGCAACGCCGGTCTTTGACGTGCCGCCCTTCGATCCTGTCGGCTATAGCAGACGGAAAGCAATGGTAATCGATACTGGTGCCGGGGGTCTCGGGGGAGAGAATGTCCCGATGGTTGAAACCTCTGCCACGCAGGTGCCTGCGAACGCGGATCTGCTGCTTGCGGAACTCAAAAGCCGGCTTGCCGTTGAGAGGCAGGATTCGGTATTGCGCTCGGAGTTTGTCACTGTTCCGGTCTCATCGCTGGAGGACGTGGCTCTGCTGGATACGGTACTCGGCAAACTTGGTGCATACCGGGATCGTGTCGGTGTTTCTGTAAAGGATATAGCGCTTGCCCCGGCGTTTATGAATATTGCCGCCAAGGTGCGTATCGGGATTGTCGAGGGACAGATGATCGATAAGGAAGTGCTCGATGGTCTCGACGACAGGGGTGCTGTAATAGAGTTTTGTTTCATACATGAAAACTCCTCAGCCAGGGTTTCAGCTGATATTCTCAAAAGAATTGCGTTGAGAGTGAACGCTATGGGGTTGCGGCGTGTGTTGTTTTCTATTGATTCTCCTGATGCTGTCTATGCGTACCGCTACCTTGTTCGGAGTTTCAATCAGGATGGGATCGATTATCCGCTTGCAGTTCGGTATAGCAAGGGGAAGAAAGATCGTCTTGAAACGCTTATTGATTGTGCGATTCAAGTCGGAACCCTCTTTTGTGATGGCATAGGGGACCTGTTTGCTCTGGAAAGCGGGCTTCCTGAAGATGAGGAGATAGGGCTTGCTTTCAACATTCTGCAGGCGGCGAGGGTGCGTATGTCGAAAACGGAGTTTATCTCCTGCCCTGGTTGTGGGAGAACCTATTTTGATCTTGAAAAAACTGCTGGCATTATCAAGACCAGAATGTCACATCTGAAAGGCTTGAAAATCGGCATCATGGGGTGTATCGTCAATGGGCCAGGTGAAATGGCTGACGCCGATTTCGGTTATGTGGGCTCCGGTAAGAACGGGGTAAGCTTGTATGTCGGTAAAGAATGTGTCAGGTCGAACATTCCTGAAGAGGATGCTGTTGAAAAACTGGTCGAACTGATCAAATCGCATGGGCGATGGGTTGACCCTGTGGAATAG
- a CDS encoding FtsB family cell division protein encodes MKQVLSDIWAYVLSHPKKIFLLALAGVLVLWVIFGNYGVVARFRMEAENRMLRELQEQEELKIIENTRKIRSADNPETIEKIAREKYNFSKDDETLFIIEDKKK; translated from the coding sequence TTGAAACAGGTCTTATCTGACATATGGGCTTATGTTCTGTCCCACCCGAAGAAAATATTTTTGCTTGCGCTTGCAGGCGTTCTGGTGCTATGGGTGATTTTTGGGAATTACGGGGTGGTCGCGAGGTTTCGTATGGAAGCGGAGAATCGTATGCTCAGAGAGCTTCAGGAGCAAGAAGAATTGAAGATCATTGAAAACACCCGAAAGATCCGCAGTGCAGACAATCCGGAGACGATAGAGAAGATAGCCAGGGAGAAATATAATTTTTCAAAAGATGATGAGACTCTGTTTATTATCGAGGATAAAAAAAAATAA